A genomic segment from Motilibacter aurantiacus encodes:
- a CDS encoding ROK family transcriptional regulator yields MSDIRAASWPAPRRSRRAPGPARQSAMREHNLALALREIAFAPTPVSRADIAGATGLTRATASSLVDALVGAGLVVESGPTARARGGRPATGLVLSEAGPAGVGIEVNVDYVAVCVMDLSGVVRSRHIEAGDWRDEPAPAVLGRTARIVAQVAAESERAGLRLAGAALAVPGLVRAPYGPLQLAPNLGWHDLDVLEVLRAAPDLPAMPLTVDNEANFAALAELFATPAEAGASVPRSFLHVSGEIGIGSGIVLDGALVRGRHGWSGELGHLTVSPDGPDCTCGARGCLEQYAGLDAILRAAGLPASRGTSLGGVPAVDRIVEAARAADPRMLAALESAGTALGVALAGALNLLDLDAVVLGGAYAPLSPWILRFVQQEVSGRLLSAPWSAPHVRASRLEADAAVLGAARSVVQGVVDDPAAWVARVGA; encoded by the coding sequence ATGAGTGACATCCGGGCTGCGAGCTGGCCGGCCCCCCGCCGGTCGCGCCGCGCACCCGGCCCGGCCCGGCAGAGCGCGATGCGCGAGCACAACCTCGCCCTGGCGCTCCGCGAGATCGCGTTCGCCCCCACGCCCGTCTCGCGGGCGGACATCGCCGGCGCCACCGGCCTCACCCGGGCCACCGCCTCCAGTCTGGTCGACGCCCTGGTGGGGGCGGGCCTGGTGGTGGAGTCCGGCCCCACGGCCCGCGCCCGCGGCGGCCGCCCGGCGACCGGGCTCGTCCTGTCCGAGGCGGGGCCGGCGGGGGTGGGCATCGAGGTCAACGTCGACTACGTCGCGGTCTGCGTGATGGACCTGTCCGGCGTGGTGCGCAGCCGCCACATCGAGGCCGGCGACTGGCGCGACGAGCCGGCCCCCGCGGTGCTGGGCCGGACCGCGCGGATCGTGGCGCAGGTGGCGGCCGAGTCCGAGCGCGCCGGCCTCCGGCTGGCGGGGGCGGCGCTCGCCGTCCCCGGCCTCGTCCGCGCCCCGTACGGCCCGCTCCAGCTTGCCCCCAACCTCGGCTGGCACGACCTCGACGTGCTGGAGGTGCTGCGCGCCGCGCCCGACCTGCCGGCGATGCCGTTGACCGTCGACAACGAGGCCAACTTCGCCGCGCTCGCCGAGCTCTTCGCCACCCCGGCGGAGGCCGGCGCCAGCGTGCCGCGCAGCTTCCTGCACGTGTCCGGCGAGATCGGGATCGGCTCCGGCATCGTGCTCGACGGCGCTCTCGTGCGCGGCCGGCACGGCTGGAGCGGCGAGCTCGGCCACCTCACCGTGTCTCCCGACGGCCCCGACTGCACGTGCGGGGCGCGCGGCTGCCTCGAGCAGTACGCCGGCCTCGACGCCATCCTGCGCGCGGCCGGGCTGCCGGCGTCCCGGGGCACCTCGCTGGGCGGCGTCCCCGCCGTCGACCGCATCGTCGAGGCGGCCCGCGCCGCCGACCCGCGCATGCTCGCGGCCCTGGAGTCCGCAGGCACGGCGCTCGGGGTCGCCCTCGCCGGCGCGCTCAACCTGCTCGACCTCGACGCCGTCGTGCTCGGCGGGGCGTACGCGCCGCTCTCGCCGTGGATCCTGCGGTTCGTGCAGCAGGAGGTCTCCGGGCGGCTGCTCTCGGCCCCCTGGTCCGCCCCGCACGTGCGCGCCTCCCGGCTGGAGGCGGACGCCGCGGTCCTCGGGGCCGCCCGCTCGGTCGTGCAGGGCGTCGTCGACGACCCGGCCGCCTGGGTCGCCCGGGTCGGGGCCTGA
- a CDS encoding carbohydrate ABC transporter permease, which produces MNGRRHRGPGIGGIAAVGVLGWLLVVAVPVYAVVVASLRRREDYLDVGPLSLPERLTPENYLDALRSGFLGYLMNSAVVAAAVVALVLALAVPAAYAVVRSGTRLSAHAFRLFLLGLAIPAQAVIVPVFLLISQLRLYDTLLAVVLPTAAFCLPVCVLILTAAMRDVPEEMYEAMALDGSGPARTLVRLVLPLTRHGTSTAAVYAALQAWNGFLFPLVLTQSESRRVLPLGLYDFQDEFGTDVPGLLAAVVLSLLPALVACLFARRAVVAGLAGGGGR; this is translated from the coding sequence GTGAACGGCAGGCGCCACCGCGGTCCGGGGATCGGCGGCATCGCCGCGGTCGGCGTGCTGGGCTGGCTGCTCGTCGTCGCCGTCCCGGTCTACGCGGTCGTGGTCGCCTCCCTGCGCCGCCGGGAGGACTACCTCGACGTCGGGCCGCTCTCGCTGCCCGAGCGGCTCACGCCGGAGAACTACCTCGACGCCCTGCGCAGCGGCTTCCTCGGCTACCTGATGAACTCCGCCGTCGTCGCCGCCGCAGTGGTCGCCCTGGTGCTCGCCCTCGCGGTGCCGGCCGCGTACGCCGTGGTCCGGTCGGGCACCCGGCTCTCCGCCCACGCCTTCCGGCTGTTCCTGCTCGGCCTGGCGATCCCCGCGCAGGCGGTCATCGTCCCGGTCTTCCTGCTGATCTCGCAGCTGCGGCTCTACGACACGCTGCTCGCGGTCGTGCTGCCGACGGCTGCGTTCTGCCTGCCGGTCTGCGTGCTGATCCTCACCGCGGCGATGCGCGACGTGCCCGAGGAGATGTACGAGGCCATGGCCCTCGACGGCAGCGGGCCGGCGCGGACGCTCGTCCGGCTGGTGCTGCCGCTCACCCGACACGGGACGTCGACGGCGGCGGTCTACGCAGCCCTGCAGGCCTGGAACGGCTTCCTGTTCCCCCTGGTGCTGACGCAGTCGGAGAGCCGCCGGGTGCTTCCCCTGGGGCTCTACGACTTCCAGGACGAGTTCGGCACCGACGTCCCGGGGCTGCTCGCCGCGGTCGTGCTGTCGTTGCTGCCCGCGCTCGTCGCCTGCCTGTTCGCCCGCCGGGCCGTCGTGGCCGGGCTCGCCGGTGGCGGCGGCAGGTAG
- a CDS encoding carbohydrate ABC transporter permease: MSSGRPGRAVPRDAGTRLRTGRPGALWAVPALGFFALFALAPLAIVAYLSFTSWNGLGAPEWVGWANWSRLLSDRDVREAAWHSLLLTVGTWAFQTPAALLLGVWSAGRGRHRAVLSAVFLLPLLLSSAAVALVWKSLLDPNFGLVAEVAPVLGFDDASWFSTPEGAFSALLFVLGWQFIPFHALLYQGAARQVPEVLHQAAALDGAGRARRFWSITLPQLRNTVVASSVLMVVGSLTFFDTVLILTGGGPGTSTTVVPLLVYRNGFEGFEMGYASAIAFALVLVSTAVSLLLVRLTGFGRMSATSARDGL; encoded by the coding sequence GTGTCGAGCGGAAGGCCGGGCCGTGCCGTGCCCCGGGACGCAGGCACGCGGCTGCGGACGGGGCGGCCCGGCGCGCTCTGGGCCGTCCCCGCGCTGGGCTTCTTCGCGCTCTTCGCGCTGGCACCGCTGGCGATCGTCGCCTACCTGTCGTTCACGAGCTGGAACGGGCTGGGCGCGCCCGAGTGGGTCGGGTGGGCCAACTGGTCCCGGCTGCTCTCCGACCGCGACGTCCGGGAGGCGGCCTGGCACAGCCTCCTGCTGACCGTCGGGACCTGGGCCTTCCAGACGCCGGCCGCGTTGCTGCTCGGCGTGTGGTCGGCCGGGCGCGGACGTCACCGCGCCGTGCTCTCGGCGGTGTTCCTGCTGCCCCTGCTGCTGTCGAGCGCGGCGGTCGCGCTCGTGTGGAAGTCCCTGCTGGACCCCAACTTCGGGCTCGTGGCGGAGGTCGCCCCGGTGCTCGGCTTCGACGACGCCAGCTGGTTCTCGACTCCTGAAGGGGCCTTCAGCGCACTGCTGTTCGTGCTCGGATGGCAGTTCATCCCGTTCCACGCGCTGCTCTACCAGGGTGCGGCCCGGCAGGTCCCGGAGGTGCTGCACCAGGCGGCGGCCCTCGACGGCGCCGGACGGGCGCGGCGCTTCTGGAGCATCACCCTGCCGCAGCTGCGCAACACGGTCGTCGCCTCGTCCGTGCTGATGGTGGTCGGGTCGCTGACGTTCTTCGACACCGTCCTGATCCTCACCGGGGGCGGCCCGGGGACGTCCACGACGGTCGTGCCCCTGCTCGTCTACCGCAACGGCTTCGAGGGCTTCGAGATGGGCTACGCCAGCGCGATCGCCTTCGCCCTCGTGCTCGTCTCCACCGCGGTCTCGCTGCTCCTGGTGCGGCTCACGGGCTTCGGCCGGATGAGCGCGACCAGTGCCCGGGACGGGCTGTGA
- a CDS encoding alpha/beta fold hydrolase: MARAPEQVREESTALDGRVVRSLEAGPADAALTVALVPGLGALGYLLPTVRAVAARGGRCVLLDLPGFGSRRPRPCPPTVAGAAGALAAWARAAAPPGRLVLAGHSTGAQAALHAALLLQPDAAPQALVLAGPTVAPGQRGLLRLAARAPAAYRRDSPRELAVLPDYLRAGGALLTLLRSAVADRPEEAIARLQAPVTVTAGRQDAFAPRAWREQLVRAAGGPARQVELDGSHNNPFTHPAQLAEVLATA, from the coding sequence GTGGCGCGGGCACCGGAGCAGGTCCGGGAGGAGTCGACCGCGCTCGACGGGCGCGTCGTGCGCTCGCTGGAGGCGGGCCCGGCCGACGCCGCGCTCACGGTCGCCCTGGTGCCCGGGCTCGGCGCGCTGGGCTACCTGCTCCCGACCGTGCGCGCCGTCGCGGCCCGCGGGGGCCGGTGCGTCCTGCTCGACCTGCCGGGCTTCGGCTCGCGGCGCCCACGGCCCTGCCCGCCGACCGTCGCGGGTGCTGCCGGCGCGCTCGCCGCGTGGGCCCGCGCGGCGGCCCCTCCCGGCCGGCTGGTCCTCGCCGGCCACTCCACCGGCGCCCAGGCCGCGCTGCACGCCGCGCTGCTGCTGCAGCCCGACGCCGCGCCGCAGGCCCTCGTCCTGGCCGGCCCCACCGTCGCCCCGGGGCAGCGCGGGCTGCTCCGCCTCGCCGCACGGGCGCCCGCGGCGTACCGGCGGGACTCGCCGCGCGAGCTGGCCGTGCTGCCGGACTACCTGCGCGCCGGTGGGGCGCTGCTGACCCTGCTGCGCTCCGCCGTCGCCGACCGGCCGGAGGAGGCGATCGCGCGGCTGCAGGCCCCCGTGACGGTGACCGCGGGACGCCAGGACGCGTTCGCGCCCCGCGCGTGGCGCGAGCAGCTGGTGCGGGCCGCCGGTGGCCCGGCCCGGCAGGTCGAGCTCGACGGCTCGCACAACAACCCCTTCACCCACCCGGCCCAGCTGGCCGAGGTCCTGGCGACCGCCTGA
- a CDS encoding SDR family oxidoreductase, with the protein MPIETTDLTGRVVAVTGASAGIGTATARLLVEEGAKVALGARRAERLEELVAELGPDNAVAVQTDVRKPEDLRRLVGAAVERFGGLDAMVANAGIGLYGGIEDGTDDELAEMLDANLAGTVWSVRAAVPELKRRGGGDLVLVASVAGLRGDANEAVYAATKFGQVGLAGALDRELHTSGIRVSAICPAGVETEFAIGRGRTEGDPALADYLRPEDVAFQIVTAMKQPRRLRTTLWTIWPMAHHG; encoded by the coding sequence ATGCCGATCGAGACCACCGACCTGACCGGGCGCGTCGTCGCCGTGACCGGCGCCAGTGCGGGCATCGGGACCGCCACCGCGCGCCTGCTCGTCGAGGAGGGGGCCAAGGTCGCCCTTGGCGCGCGACGTGCCGAGCGGCTCGAGGAGCTGGTCGCCGAGCTCGGCCCGGACAACGCCGTGGCGGTGCAGACCGACGTGCGCAAGCCGGAGGACCTGCGCCGGCTGGTCGGGGCCGCGGTCGAGCGGTTCGGCGGGCTCGACGCCATGGTGGCGAACGCCGGGATCGGGCTCTACGGCGGCATCGAGGACGGCACCGACGACGAGCTCGCCGAGATGCTGGACGCCAACCTGGCCGGCACGGTCTGGTCCGTGCGGGCCGCCGTCCCCGAGCTCAAGCGCCGCGGGGGAGGCGACCTCGTCCTCGTGGCCAGCGTCGCCGGCCTGCGCGGCGACGCCAACGAGGCGGTCTACGCCGCCACCAAGTTCGGGCAGGTGGGGCTGGCCGGAGCGCTCGACCGCGAGCTGCACACGTCGGGGATCCGCGTCTCGGCCATCTGCCCGGCCGGTGTCGAGACGGAGTTCGCGATCGGACGCGGCCGCACCGAGGGCGACCCGGCGCTCGCGGACTACCTGCGCCCGGAGGACGTGGCGTTCCAGATCGTCACGGCCATGAAGCAGCCCCGGCGCCTGCGCACGACGCTGTGGACGATCTGGCCGATGGCCCACCACGGCTGA
- the xylA gene encoding xylose isomerase, whose amino-acid sequence MATQPTREDKFSFGLWTVGWQARDMFGEATRPHLDAVDAVHKLSEIGAYGITFHDEDLIPFGSSKDERRQIIDSFKKALEETGLVVPMVTTNLFGQPVFKDGGFTSNDRSVRRYALRKVMENMDLAAELGAEIYVFWGGREGSEVDQGKNVGAALDRFKEALDTLAQYSIDKGYGLKFALEPKPNEPRGDILLPTIGHALALINELDHADMVGLNPEVGHEQMASLNYTHGIAQALWHGKLFHIDLNGQHGPRYDQDLVFGLGDLLQAFSTVDLLENGAPGGGPTYTADRHFDYKPMRTEDMDGVWETAKSNMSVYLMLKERSKAFRADPEVQQALEAARVAELSVPTLGEGETYEQLLNDKSAYEEFDAQAKGLEGYDFARLQQLAVEHLLGAR is encoded by the coding sequence GTGGCAACGCAGCCGACACGTGAGGACAAGTTCTCCTTCGGCCTCTGGACCGTGGGCTGGCAGGCCCGTGACATGTTCGGCGAGGCCACCCGTCCGCACCTCGACGCGGTGGACGCGGTCCACAAGCTCTCCGAGATCGGCGCCTACGGCATCACCTTCCACGACGAGGACCTGATCCCGTTCGGCTCGTCGAAGGACGAGCGCCGGCAGATCATCGACTCGTTCAAGAAGGCGCTCGAGGAGACCGGCCTCGTCGTCCCCATGGTGACGACGAACCTGTTCGGCCAGCCCGTCTTCAAGGACGGCGGGTTCACGAGCAACGACCGCTCCGTCCGCCGCTACGCGCTGCGCAAGGTCATGGAGAACATGGACCTCGCCGCCGAGCTCGGCGCGGAGATCTACGTGTTCTGGGGCGGCCGCGAGGGCTCCGAGGTCGATCAGGGCAAGAACGTCGGCGCCGCGCTCGACCGCTTCAAGGAGGCGCTCGACACGCTCGCGCAGTACTCGATCGACAAGGGCTACGGGCTGAAGTTCGCCCTCGAGCCCAAGCCGAACGAGCCCCGCGGCGACATCCTGCTCCCGACCATCGGGCACGCGCTCGCGCTCATCAACGAGCTCGACCACGCCGACATGGTGGGCCTCAACCCCGAGGTCGGCCACGAGCAGATGGCGAGCCTGAACTACACCCACGGCATCGCGCAGGCGCTGTGGCACGGCAAGCTCTTCCACATCGACCTCAACGGCCAGCACGGCCCGCGCTACGACCAGGACCTCGTCTTCGGCCTCGGCGACCTGCTGCAGGCGTTCTCGACGGTCGACCTGCTCGAGAACGGCGCGCCCGGCGGCGGCCCGACCTACACGGCGGACCGGCACTTCGACTACAAGCCGATGCGCACCGAGGACATGGACGGCGTGTGGGAGACCGCGAAGTCGAACATGTCCGTCTACCTCATGCTCAAGGAGCGCTCGAAGGCCTTCCGCGCCGACCCCGAGGTGCAGCAGGCGCTCGAGGCCGCCCGGGTGGCCGAGCTGTCGGTCCCGACCCTCGGCGAGGGCGAGACCTACGAGCAGCTGCTGAACGACAAGTCCGCGTACGAGGAGTTCGACGCCCAGGCCAAGGGCCTGGAGGGCTACGACTTCGCCCGCCTGCAGCAGCTGGCCGTCGAGCACCTGCTCGGCGCCCGCTGA
- a CDS encoding LacI family DNA-binding transcriptional regulator, which yields MAADDGVRVTITTIAREAGVSVPTVSRVVNGRADVAPDTRARVEELLNRYGYQRRGSRQGAERAGLLDLVFNDLDSPWAVEILRGVEDVAHPQGVGTVVSAIHRHRSATRQWLQNLQARASDGVILVLSDLDPHVQAELRRLDVHTVVIDPAGVPTLDVPTIGATNWAGGRSATEHLLSLGHRRIGLIAGPKRLLCSRARLDGYRAALESAGVEVDDELIYEGDFYHEAGFTGACQLLALRQPPTAIFASSDQMAYGVYEAIRQRGLRVPTDVSVVGFDDLPEARWASPPLTTVRQPLVEMGMLAARTILQLSRGEPLVTPRLELATELVVRHSTAAPRG from the coding sequence GTGGCCGCCGATGACGGGGTACGCGTCACCATCACCACCATCGCCCGCGAGGCCGGGGTGTCGGTGCCGACCGTCTCGCGGGTGGTCAACGGGCGGGCGGACGTGGCGCCCGACACGCGCGCCCGCGTGGAGGAGCTGCTCAACCGGTACGGCTACCAGCGGCGCGGCTCGCGACAGGGCGCGGAGCGGGCGGGCCTGCTCGACCTCGTCTTCAACGACCTGGACAGCCCGTGGGCGGTGGAGATCCTGCGCGGGGTGGAGGACGTCGCCCACCCGCAGGGCGTCGGCACGGTCGTCTCGGCCATCCACCGGCACCGCTCGGCCACCCGGCAGTGGCTGCAGAACCTGCAGGCCCGCGCCTCCGACGGGGTCATCCTCGTGCTCTCGGACCTCGACCCCCACGTGCAGGCCGAGCTGCGCCGGCTCGACGTCCACACCGTGGTCATCGACCCGGCCGGGGTGCCCACCCTCGACGTGCCCACGATCGGCGCGACCAACTGGGCCGGGGGCCGCAGCGCCACCGAGCACCTGCTCTCGCTGGGCCACCGCCGCATCGGCCTGATCGCCGGGCCCAAGCGCCTGCTCTGCAGCCGTGCCCGGCTCGACGGCTACCGCGCCGCCCTGGAGTCGGCCGGCGTGGAGGTCGACGACGAGCTGATCTACGAGGGCGACTTCTACCACGAGGCCGGGTTCACCGGCGCCTGCCAGCTGCTCGCCCTGCGCCAGCCGCCGACCGCGATCTTCGCCTCGAGCGACCAGATGGCGTACGGCGTGTACGAGGCGATCCGCCAGCGCGGCCTGCGGGTGCCCACGGACGTCAGCGTCGTCGGCTTCGACGACCTTCCCGAGGCACGCTGGGCGTCGCCCCCGCTGACGACGGTCCGCCAGCCGCTGGTCGAGATGGGCATGCTCGCCGCGCGCACGATCCTGCAGCTCTCGCGCGGCGAGCCCCTGGTCACCCCGCGCCTGGAGCTGGCCACCGAGCTCGTCGTCCGGCACAGCACGGCCGCCCCGCGCGGGTGA
- a CDS encoding sugar phosphate isomerase/epimerase family protein — MCYGYDGNAALCQSLEHRGLNRRSFLRGALGATVAAGIGGAALAGARPAEAAIPRVGSTKVVNHRISIQLYTLRSVMTNATTATNVLEQLEEIGYRNVELAGLYGMTPAQMRDLLDDLGIKASSSHDGISANLTQAAQKFANAKILGQEYSNVPYLASTRADDWRRWADQMNAEAAIAKQNRIRYGYHNHAHEFTTDLGGGLTPWDIFMDRLDPKLVHLQVDLYWVVTAGFNLGVSDPVQFAIDVIEDSPLRTRQFHVKDRHGANPTTPGQQPGDMADLGTGIIDFARIFQAHKAEQYVVENDTPDVTPLQTAEIGYNYLRGIRY; from the coding sequence ATGTGCTACGGCTATGACGGCAACGCTGCCCTCTGTCAGTCCCTGGAGCACCGCGGACTGAACCGCCGTTCCTTCCTCCGCGGCGCGCTCGGCGCCACCGTCGCGGCCGGCATCGGCGGCGCGGCGCTCGCGGGCGCCCGCCCGGCCGAGGCCGCCATCCCGCGCGTCGGCTCGACCAAGGTCGTCAACCACCGGATCAGCATCCAGCTCTACACGCTGCGCTCGGTCATGACGAACGCCACGACGGCGACGAACGTCCTCGAGCAGCTCGAGGAGATCGGCTACCGCAACGTCGAGCTGGCCGGGCTCTACGGCATGACGCCGGCGCAGATGCGCGACCTGCTCGACGACCTCGGCATCAAGGCGTCCTCGAGCCACGACGGCATCTCGGCCAACCTGACGCAGGCGGCGCAGAAGTTCGCCAACGCGAAGATCCTCGGCCAGGAGTACAGCAACGTCCCCTACCTCGCGTCGACGCGCGCCGACGACTGGCGCCGCTGGGCCGACCAGATGAACGCCGAGGCCGCGATCGCGAAGCAGAACCGGATCCGCTACGGCTACCACAACCACGCGCACGAGTTCACCACCGACCTCGGTGGCGGCCTCACCCCGTGGGACATCTTCATGGACCGCCTCGACCCGAAGCTGGTCCACCTCCAGGTCGACCTCTACTGGGTCGTCACGGCCGGCTTCAACCTCGGCGTGTCGGACCCGGTGCAGTTCGCGATCGACGTCATCGAGGACTCCCCGCTGCGCACGCGCCAGTTCCACGTCAAGGACCGGCACGGCGCCAACCCGACGACGCCCGGCCAGCAGCCCGGCGACATGGCGGACCTCGGCACCGGCATCATCGACTTCGCGCGCATCTTCCAGGCCCACAAGGCCGAGCAGTACGTCGTGGAGAACGACACCCCCGACGTCACCCCGCTGCAGACGGCCGAGATCGGCTACAACTACCTGCGCGGCATCCGCTACTGA
- a CDS encoding ABC transporter substrate-binding protein, which yields MGVGEVLSRRAFLGRAAVGAFGLLTLPACGPGGPGHGVGPGALDVWVWQDAADKVQQAAVDRFNASGAGRARLNRVPGDGYEDKLRVAIGSSKAPDVFFNWGGASVKEYADAGELLDLTPMLQADTAFGKAFLPSVLQAGMVGDRYYGIPMRGTQPVLVFYNKAVFADAGVSPPETWDDVTALIAIFTEQGVTPFALAGADAWAELMWLEYLVDRFGGPGVFERVKNGDVRGWRDPAVLRAAKAVVDLIERGAFGHSFSAVGYNAGGASALLSRGRAAMQLMGSWEYANQLAADPEFARGRLGWTTFPTVTDGRGDPDAVVGNPNNFWSVTAGVRDPEAAFAFLRTAAEDAYAADLVGQGAVPTTTDAASFLDRSADPAFARFQYDLVQRASTFTVSWDQALPSAQATGMLTLIRKLFAAQLAPAELVEALTALPRG from the coding sequence ATGGGCGTGGGCGAGGTCCTGTCGCGCCGCGCGTTCCTCGGGCGGGCGGCCGTCGGAGCCTTCGGCCTGCTCACCCTGCCGGCCTGCGGCCCGGGCGGCCCCGGGCACGGCGTCGGCCCCGGCGCGCTCGACGTGTGGGTGTGGCAGGACGCCGCCGACAAGGTCCAGCAGGCGGCGGTCGACCGGTTCAACGCCTCCGGAGCCGGCCGCGCGCGGCTCAACCGGGTGCCCGGCGACGGCTACGAGGACAAGCTCCGGGTCGCCATCGGGTCGTCCAAGGCGCCGGACGTCTTCTTCAACTGGGGCGGCGCGAGCGTCAAGGAGTACGCCGACGCGGGCGAGCTGCTCGACCTGACCCCGATGCTGCAGGCCGACACCGCCTTCGGCAAGGCCTTCCTGCCCTCGGTCCTGCAGGCGGGGATGGTGGGGGACCGCTACTACGGCATCCCCATGCGCGGGACGCAGCCCGTGCTCGTGTTCTACAACAAGGCGGTCTTCGCCGACGCCGGGGTGAGCCCGCCCGAGACGTGGGACGACGTCACCGCGCTCATCGCGATCTTCACCGAGCAGGGCGTGACCCCCTTCGCCTTGGCCGGGGCGGACGCGTGGGCGGAGCTGATGTGGCTCGAGTACCTCGTCGACCGCTTCGGCGGGCCGGGGGTCTTCGAGCGGGTCAAGAACGGCGACGTCCGCGGGTGGCGCGACCCGGCCGTGCTGCGTGCCGCCAAGGCCGTGGTCGACCTGATCGAGCGCGGCGCCTTCGGCCACAGCTTCTCGGCGGTGGGCTACAACGCCGGTGGGGCCTCGGCCCTGCTGTCGCGCGGCCGTGCGGCGATGCAGCTCATGGGCTCCTGGGAGTACGCCAACCAGCTCGCGGCCGACCCCGAGTTCGCCCGCGGGAGGCTGGGCTGGACGACCTTCCCGACCGTGACCGACGGGCGCGGCGACCCGGACGCCGTCGTCGGCAACCCGAACAACTTCTGGTCGGTCACCGCGGGCGTGCGGGACCCGGAGGCCGCGTTCGCGTTCCTCCGGACGGCGGCCGAGGACGCGTACGCCGCGGACCTCGTCGGCCAGGGCGCCGTTCCCACGACCACCGACGCCGCGTCCTTCCTCGACCGGAGCGCCGACCCGGCCTTCGCCCGCTTCCAGTACGACCTGGTCCAGCGGGCGTCGACGTTCACGGTGTCCTGGGACCAGGCGCTTCCGTCGGCGCAGGCGACCGGCATGCTCACCCTGATCCGGAAGCTCTTCGCCGCCCAGCTCGCCCCGGCCGAGCTCGTCGAGGCGCTGACGGCGCTGCCGCGCGGCTGA
- the xylB gene encoding xylulokinase: MTLVAGVDSSTQSCKVVVRDAETGALVREGRAAHPDGTEVHPQEWESALDTAIAEAGGLDDVAAVAVGGQQHGMVCLDESGKVVRPALLWNDTRSAGAASELISELGGGEAGRQAWVDATGLVPVASFTVTKLRWLRDNEPDNANRTAAVCLPHDYLSWKLAGSPGLDALFTDRGDASGTGYWSAATGEYRTDLLVRGLGHEAVVPRVLAPSEAGGATPAGALIGPGTGDNAAAALGLAARPGDVVVSIGTSGVASAISEVPATDGSGAVAGFADATGRFLPLVATLNAARVLDAMARILGVDHDELSRLALSAPAGAGGLALVPYLEGERTPDKPESTGALHGMRLSTSTPAHLARAAVEGLLCGLADGVDALVEQGARVERVFLVGGGARSEAVRRLAPAVLGRPVLVPPPGEYVADGAARQAAWVLSGAAEAPAWERAGTETYEAEPTPFVRERYAEARELTIDRPGA; this comes from the coding sequence ATGACGCTCGTCGCAGGGGTCGACTCCTCGACCCAGTCCTGCAAGGTCGTCGTCCGTGACGCCGAGACCGGCGCGCTCGTCCGGGAGGGCCGCGCGGCCCACCCGGACGGCACCGAGGTACACCCGCAGGAGTGGGAGTCGGCGCTCGACACCGCGATCGCCGAGGCCGGCGGGCTGGACGACGTCGCCGCGGTCGCGGTCGGCGGCCAGCAGCACGGCATGGTCTGCCTCGACGAGTCGGGCAAGGTCGTGCGCCCCGCCCTGCTCTGGAACGACACCCGCTCCGCCGGTGCCGCCTCCGAGCTCATCTCCGAGCTCGGCGGCGGCGAGGCGGGGCGGCAGGCCTGGGTCGACGCGACCGGCCTGGTACCCGTCGCCAGCTTCACCGTCACGAAGCTGCGCTGGCTGCGGGACAACGAACCCGACAACGCGAATCGCACTGCGGCGGTCTGCCTGCCCCACGACTACCTGTCGTGGAAGCTGGCCGGCTCGCCGGGGCTCGACGCGCTCTTCACCGACCGCGGCGACGCGAGCGGCACGGGCTACTGGTCGGCCGCGACCGGTGAATACCGAACCGATCTTCTGGTGCGCGGCCTCGGTCACGAGGCCGTCGTGCCACGTGTCCTCGCTCCGTCCGAGGCGGGCGGGGCCACTCCGGCCGGCGCGCTCATCGGCCCCGGCACCGGCGACAACGCGGCCGCTGCCCTGGGGCTGGCCGCCCGCCCCGGCGACGTCGTGGTCTCCATCGGCACGTCCGGTGTCGCGAGCGCGATCTCCGAGGTGCCGGCCACCGACGGCTCGGGCGCCGTGGCCGGGTTCGCCGACGCCACCGGGCGCTTCCTCCCGCTCGTCGCGACCCTGAACGCCGCCCGCGTCCTCGACGCCATGGCCCGCATCCTCGGCGTCGACCACGACGAGCTGTCCCGGCTCGCGCTCTCGGCGCCCGCCGGGGCCGGCGGGCTCGCGCTCGTGCCGTACCTCGAGGGCGAGCGGACCCCCGACAAACCGGAGTCCACCGGCGCCCTGCACGGCATGCGGCTGTCCACCTCCACCCCGGCGCACCTGGCCCGGGCCGCGGTCGAAGGGCTGCTCTGCGGCCTCGCCGACGGGGTGGACGCGCTCGTCGAGCAGGGGGCGCGCGTCGAGCGGGTCTTCCTGGTGGGCGGCGGTGCCCGGTCCGAGGCCGTACGCCGCCTCGCCCCGGCCGTCCTCGGCCGGCCCGTGCTCGTCCCGCCGCCCGGCGAGTACGTCGCCGACGGCGCCGCCCGGCAGGCCGCCTGGGTGCTCTCCGGTGCGGCCGAGGCGCCGGCCTGGGAGCGCGCGGGGACCGAGACGTACGAGGCCGAGCCGACCCCGTTCGTGCGCGAGCGCTACGCCGAGGCACGCGAGCTGACCATCGACCGGCCCGGGGCCTGA